A region of the Actinomycetota bacterium genome:
GCGGGGCGCCATCCGCCGTGAAGCGAACCTCGTGCTGACCAATCCGGACATGCTCCACGTCGGGATTCTTCCGAACCACGCGCGCTGGATGCGGTTTCTGCGCTCCCTGCGCCTGGTCGTGATCGACGAGGCGCACGTGCTTCGCGGGATTTTCGGCTCCCACGTCGCCCTGGTGCTCAGGAGGCTCCGGCGCCTGGCGCGCCACATGGGGGCCGAGCCGGTGTTCGCGCTCGCGTCGGCCACCATAGGCAACCCAGGACAGCACGCCTCGGCGCTCACGGGCCTGGAGGTCGGCGAGGTCACCGGCGACGGGGCGCCCGCCGGGGAAAGACACTTCATTTTCTGGAACCCCCCGCTGGACGAATCCAAGGACGGACGGCGGAGGTCGTCCAACTTCGAAGCGGCCGTGCTGCTGTCCGAGCTTGTGGCGCACGGGGCGAAGTCACTGGCGTTCTCCAAGAGCCGGATCGCGGCGGAGCTTGTGGCCCGCTACGCCTCGGACAGGCTGCCGGACCACGTGTCGCCGGCAATCGCGGCCTACCGGGCCGGGTACCTGTCGTCCGAAAGGCGCGACATCGAACAGGGGCTTCAGGAAGGACGCTACGTCGGCGTGTCGGCCACCAACGCCCTCGAGCTGGGTGTGGACATCGGCCACCTCGACGGGGTCGTGCTCAACGGGTTCCCCGGAACGGTCGCCTCGGCCCGCCAGCAGGCCGGACGCGCCGGACGTGCCGGCCAAACCTCCGTCGCGTTCGTGGTCCCACAGGACGAACCCCTGGACCAGTTCTACGTCCAGCACTCCGACCAGTTCTTCTCCAAGCCTCACGAAGCGGCCCTCGTGAACCCGGACAACCCCCACGTCCTGCGCCCTCATCTGGGCTGCGCCGCCTATGAACGGCCGCTGGACCCACACGACGTGGACCTGTTCGGCCCGGCGTGCGACGAAGTCGGGGCGTCGATGGTGGAGTCGGGGGAGCTGCGGGAACGCCGGGACAGGTTGTTCTGGTCGGCCGGACGTCCTCCCGCCCCCGACGTGGACATCCGCGCCGCCGGTGGACGTCCGTACCGGATCGTGGAGTCGACGACAGGCCGGCTCGTCGGGTCCGTCGACTCGGCCAGGGCCTTCACCGACACCCACCCCGGCGCCGTCTACCTTCACCAGGGGGAGACCTACCGGGTGACGCAGCTCGTGCCGGA
Encoded here:
- a CDS encoding DEAD/DEAH box helicase gives rise to the protein MEAGTFVEELMSREDYEGQVAVRRTLPPREAVFGTLSAQLHPQVASALDAAGILRLYSHQAQAIDRLLRGRHTIVATGTASGKTLCYHVPAFEAALSGGTVLYLCPTKALAQDQLRQVARFGLPQVVADIYDGDTPSHVRGAIRREANLVLTNPDMLHVGILPNHARWMRFLRSLRLVVIDEAHVLRGIFGSHVALVLRRLRRLARHMGAEPVFALASATIGNPGQHASALTGLEVGEVTGDGAPAGERHFIFWNPPLDESKDGRRRSSNFEAAVLLSELVAHGAKSLAFSKSRIAAELVARYASDRLPDHVSPAIAAYRAGYLSSERRDIEQGLQEGRYVGVSATNALELGVDIGHLDGVVLNGFPGTVASARQQAGRAGRAGQTSVAFVVPQDEPLDQFYVQHSDQFFSKPHEAALVNPDNPHVLRPHLGCAAYERPLDPHDVDLFGPACDEVGASMVESGELRERRDRLFWSAGRPPAPDVDIRAAGGRPYRIVESTTGRLVGSVDSARAFTDTHPGAVYLHQGETYRVTQLVPEDRVALVSPAPRNEYTQARVDHDLEVLSVDRSSTLGDAGLYTGSVRVTDRVTGYQRKRLPDGEVIEIADLELPPQTLVTRSVWYTIPESRLLDCLEPIRPDLEVALSSLHAAEHACIGLLPVFAMCDRWDIGGLSTYLHADTGLPTIFLYDGYPGGAGITDHAFAVAAEHVGATRDHVSHCPCATGCPSCVQSPKCGNWNQYLNKPGAVLVLSLLATGVTADTAP